The following are encoded together in the uncultured Sphaerochaeta sp. genome:
- a CDS encoding DNA cytosine methyltransferase, giving the protein MESKNFTFIDLFAGAGGLSLGLEQAGFTSIFANDINSYAALTYKNNRALDDSHVFIGDIAYLNEHVNEVNGDIKNPFLVCGGPPCQGFSMANRQRLIDDPRNRLYLEYLKFLKRVKPHFFIMENVRGMTQKIDEVMENFHEYLGQEYNISYSLLNAKEYNIPQNRERLFIIGNNLGINTNDIIFSIVSQKQQSFTLFDAIGDLPELKSNPNRNNTTIENDDIGYFKRTFNYKETEYNRYINNGRVITALYNHKNRYNNDRDIEIFRRLPQGANSLDESIKDIMPYSSRNHMFKDKYYKLRYEEISKTITSHMRNDCNMYIHPTQPRGLSPREAARIQTFPDDYVFYGPQNSWYQQIGNAVPVKLAELIGRAITSCLN; this is encoded by the coding sequence ATGGAATCAAAGAATTTCACGTTCATTGACTTGTTTGCTGGAGCAGGTGGCTTGAGTTTAGGCCTAGAACAAGCAGGGTTTACTTCAATATTTGCCAATGATATAAACAGCTATGCCGCTTTAACATATAAAAATAATAGAGCATTGGATGATAGCCATGTATTTATTGGAGATATCGCTTACCTTAATGAACATGTAAATGAAGTTAATGGAGATATTAAAAACCCTTTCCTAGTTTGTGGGGGTCCTCCTTGCCAAGGTTTTTCCATGGCAAATCGGCAACGTTTGATCGATGACCCAAGGAATCGTTTGTATCTTGAATATTTAAAATTTCTTAAGAGAGTTAAACCTCATTTTTTTATCATGGAAAATGTACGAGGAATGACTCAAAAAATTGATGAGGTTATGGAAAATTTTCATGAGTATCTGGGTCAAGAGTATAATATCTCATACAGCCTTTTGAATGCTAAAGAATATAATATCCCACAGAATCGAGAAAGGCTGTTTATCATTGGCAATAACCTAGGTATCAATACCAATGATATTATCTTTTCAATAGTTTCACAGAAACAGCAATCATTTACATTGTTCGATGCGATTGGTGACTTACCCGAATTAAAGTCGAATCCAAATAGAAACAACACTACAATTGAAAATGATGATATTGGCTACTTTAAGCGAACCTTCAACTACAAAGAGACTGAATACAACAGATACATTAACAATGGACGGGTAATTACTGCTCTGTACAATCATAAGAATCGATATAACAACGATCGGGACATAGAAATTTTCAGAAGGTTGCCCCAAGGTGCAAATTCGCTTGATGAATCAATTAAAGATATCATGCCATATTCCTCGAGGAATCATATGTTCAAAGATAAGTATTATAAGCTTAGATATGAAGAGATTTCGAAAACGATTACCTCCCATATGAGAAATGATTGTAATATGTATATCCATCCCACGCAGCCTCGTGGATTGTCTCCTCGTGAAGCTGCAAGAATTCAGACCTTCCCAGATGACTATGTGTTCTATGGCCCTCAGAACAGTTGGTATCAACAAATAGGAAATGCCGTACCAGTCAAGCTGGCTGAATTGATTGGGAGGGCAATTACATCATGTCTGAATTAA
- the dcm gene encoding DNA (cytosine-5-)-methyltransferase: MSELSHLELFSGIGGFHRAFDLLGIDHNLAVPCVGYSEIDQQAIKSYQANYDVSASLNLGDIATLTKDRETFSSLPDFKVLTGGFPCQAFSMMGFKNGFQDERGNLFFDILKILIEKKPPFVLLENVRNLVSHDKKRTFSIIRESLESIGYHIYYDIFNSNDFGLAQKRNRIFIFATRETLPSTFEFSQKKIKIVFDDFVKTNKHSLELQNNVLDVLDRSVKDRKYFLSERIKPTILSDGTGSYYSLSKINCLIARPLTATMVKLHRANQDNYYSLEFLQSENPYAHAFLHQSTDDLLTKDIRRLTPKEALQLQGFPNSFYDKAIQNKVSEFQLLKQAGNAVSVNTVYAILYYLFIYNGL; this comes from the coding sequence ATGTCTGAATTAAGCCATTTGGAATTATTCTCAGGAATTGGAGGATTCCATCGTGCATTTGACTTGTTAGGAATTGATCATAATCTAGCGGTTCCTTGTGTGGGATACTCTGAAATTGATCAGCAAGCAATTAAATCATACCAGGCAAATTACGATGTTAGCGCATCTTTAAATCTTGGAGATATTGCAACACTTACGAAAGATCGAGAAACATTTAGCAGCCTTCCTGATTTTAAAGTTCTAACTGGAGGGTTTCCTTGTCAAGCCTTTAGTATGATGGGATTTAAAAATGGTTTCCAAGATGAGAGAGGGAATCTTTTCTTTGATATCTTGAAAATCTTGATAGAGAAGAAGCCCCCTTTTGTGCTACTGGAGAATGTGAGGAATCTTGTATCACATGACAAGAAACGAACCTTTTCCATTATACGAGAATCTTTAGAAAGTATAGGATATCATATCTACTATGATATCTTTAACAGCAATGATTTTGGGCTTGCCCAAAAAAGAAATCGCATTTTTATATTTGCTACTAGAGAGACTCTACCTTCTACTTTTGAGTTTTCCCAAAAAAAAATAAAAATTGTTTTTGATGATTTCGTTAAAACAAACAAGCATTCTCTTGAGCTTCAGAACAATGTGCTGGATGTCCTTGATAGGAGTGTGAAAGATAGAAAGTATTTTCTATCAGAACGAATTAAACCAACAATACTTTCTGACGGAACAGGTTCTTATTATAGTTTATCGAAGATTAACTGTTTGATTGCCCGTCCATTGACTGCCACGATGGTCAAGCTCCATCGTGCTAATCAAGATAACTATTATTCACTAGAATTTCTTCAGAGTGAAAATCCTTATGCCCATGCTTTTCTTCATCAATCTACTGATGACCTGTTAACTAAGGATATTCGGCGTTTAACACCTAAGGAAGCACTTCAATTACAGGGTTTTCCTAACAGTTTTTATGATAAGGCGATTCAAAATAAAGTGAGTGAATTTCAACTCTTAAAACAAGCAGGAAATGCAGTAAGTGTGAATACCGTATATGCGATATTGTATTATTTATTTATTTATAATGGGTTATAA